A single window of Kitasatospora sp. HUAS MG31 DNA harbors:
- a CDS encoding peptidylprolyl isomerase translates to MVSSEQRRRQLAREKYERQMQRRAEAEAKRKKRNTVVGASVAAVLVLGFAGAYAGGVFKADDKKSSADVAVPTAVPTPTQGKQYPAEPAMTVDTKAAYTAVLETNSGKITVSLDAAKAPHTVNSFAFLAGEKYFDGTKCHRLTTQGIYVLQCGDPTGTGRGGPGYKFADENLEGATYPAGTLAMANSGPNTNGSQFFVVYKDTQLPPSYTPFGKITGGLDVVQKIAEAGVKGGGGDGAPAKDVQLTSVTAAKG, encoded by the coding sequence GTGGTCAGCAGCGAACAGCGGCGGCGGCAGCTCGCCCGCGAGAAGTACGAGCGGCAGATGCAGCGCCGGGCCGAGGCCGAGGCCAAGCGCAAGAAGCGCAACACGGTGGTCGGGGCCTCGGTCGCGGCGGTCCTGGTCCTGGGCTTCGCCGGTGCCTACGCCGGAGGCGTCTTCAAGGCGGACGACAAGAAGTCCTCCGCCGACGTGGCCGTCCCGACGGCGGTGCCCACCCCGACCCAGGGCAAGCAGTACCCGGCCGAGCCGGCGATGACCGTCGACACCAAGGCCGCGTACACCGCGGTCCTGGAGACCAACAGCGGCAAGATCACCGTCTCGCTGGACGCGGCCAAGGCCCCGCACACCGTCAACTCCTTCGCGTTCCTCGCGGGTGAGAAGTACTTCGACGGGACGAAGTGCCACCGGCTGACCACCCAGGGCATCTACGTCCTGCAGTGCGGCGACCCGACCGGCACCGGCCGCGGCGGCCCGGGCTACAAGTTCGCGGACGAGAACCTGGAGGGCGCCACCTACCCGGCCGGCACCCTGGCCATGGCCAACTCCGGCCCGAACACCAACGGCAGCCAGTTCTTCGTGGTCTACAAGGACACCCAGCTGCCGCCGAGCTACACCCCCTTCGGCAAGATCACCGGCGGTCTGGACGTGGTCCAGAAGATCGCCGAGGCCGGCGTCAAGGGCGGCGGCGGGGACGGCGCGCCCGCCAAGGACGTGCAGCTCACCTCGGTGACCGCGGCCAAGGGCTGA
- a CDS encoding MBL fold metallo-hydrolase, which translates to MFVAGFPAGAWGTNCYLVAPAAGEECVIVDPGHEAAEGVEELIREHRLKPVAVLLTHGHIDHIASVVPVCGARNVPAWIHPEDRYMMADPARGLGRSLGQQIMGSITVGEPDDVRELTDGSVLELAGLELTVDHAPGHTKGSVTFRTPESADIPPVLFSGDLLFAGSIGRTDLPGGDSKAIMHSLARVCLPLDDATVVLSGHGSQTTIGRERATNPYLLQAAGALDAPAHPRRGM; encoded by the coding sequence GTGTTCGTCGCCGGATTCCCCGCTGGGGCCTGGGGCACCAACTGCTACCTGGTCGCACCCGCGGCCGGCGAGGAGTGCGTGATCGTCGATCCGGGGCACGAGGCCGCCGAGGGCGTCGAGGAGCTGATCCGCGAGCACCGGCTGAAGCCCGTCGCCGTGCTGCTCACCCACGGGCACATCGACCACATCGCCTCGGTCGTCCCGGTCTGCGGCGCCCGCAACGTCCCGGCGTGGATCCACCCCGAGGACCGGTACATGATGGCCGACCCGGCCCGCGGCCTGGGCCGCTCGCTGGGCCAGCAGATCATGGGGTCGATCACCGTCGGCGAGCCGGACGACGTCCGCGAGCTGACCGACGGCAGCGTGCTGGAGCTGGCCGGTCTGGAGCTCACCGTCGACCACGCGCCCGGCCATACCAAGGGGTCGGTGACGTTCCGGACGCCCGAATCGGCGGACATCCCGCCGGTGCTGTTCTCGGGCGACCTGCTGTTCGCCGGCTCCATCGGGCGTACGGACCTCCCGGGCGGGGACAGCAAGGCGATCATGCACTCGCTGGCCCGGGTGTGCCTGCCCCTCGACGACGCGACCGTGGTCCTCTCCGGCCACGGCTCCCAGACCACCATCGGCCGTGAGCGCGCCACCAACCCGTACCTCCTGCAGGCGGCCGGTGCGCTGGACGCTCCGGCCCACCCGCGACGAGGAATGTGA
- the hisS gene encoding histidine--tRNA ligase has protein sequence MSTFTAPKGTYDLLPTTNSAVYQAIRDRLSAPLRRAGYGYVETPVFEDLKLFSRGVGESTDIVTKEMFTLAKRGDEELALRPEGTASVVRATLQASLHKLGNLPVKLWYSGNFYRYERPQAGRYRQFSQVGAEALGAEDPALDAELIILADDAFRSLGLRNYALLVNSLGDKQCRPVYRAALQEFLRTLVLDEDTRRRAEINPLRVLDDKRENVQVQLADAPRLRDYLCEDCKAYDEKVRELLTAAGIAFEDAPNLVRGLDYYTRTTFEFVHNGLGAQSAIGGGGRYDGLSEMLGGPALPSVGWGLGVDRTFLAMEAEGIALDLPATTSVYAVALGEEAKNVLFTKVTELRRAGVATDLAFGVKSIKNAMKSANRSGARFALIAGDRDLAEGVVQLKDMESGEQTPVALEALVPTLKEKQL, from the coding sequence TTGAGCACCTTCACCGCCCCCAAGGGCACCTACGACCTGCTCCCGACGACCAACTCCGCGGTGTACCAGGCGATCCGCGACCGCCTGAGCGCGCCGCTGCGCCGGGCCGGGTACGGGTACGTCGAGACGCCGGTCTTCGAGGACCTCAAGCTGTTCTCCCGCGGTGTCGGCGAGTCCACCGACATCGTCACCAAGGAGATGTTCACCCTGGCCAAGCGCGGCGACGAGGAGCTCGCGCTGCGCCCCGAGGGCACCGCCTCGGTGGTCCGGGCCACCCTCCAGGCCAGCCTGCACAAGCTGGGCAACCTGCCGGTCAAGCTCTGGTACTCGGGCAACTTCTACCGCTACGAGCGCCCGCAGGCCGGCCGCTACCGGCAGTTCTCCCAGGTCGGCGCCGAGGCGCTGGGCGCGGAGGACCCGGCGCTGGACGCCGAGCTGATCATCCTGGCCGACGACGCCTTCCGCTCGCTGGGCCTGCGGAACTACGCGCTGCTGGTCAACAGCCTCGGCGACAAGCAGTGCCGCCCGGTCTACCGGGCCGCGCTCCAGGAGTTCCTGCGCACCCTCGTCCTGGACGAGGACACCCGCCGCCGCGCCGAGATCAACCCGCTGCGCGTGCTCGACGACAAGCGCGAGAACGTCCAGGTCCAGCTGGCCGACGCCCCGCGCCTGCGCGACTACCTCTGCGAGGACTGCAAGGCGTACGACGAGAAGGTGCGCGAGCTGCTCACGGCCGCCGGGATCGCCTTCGAGGACGCGCCGAACCTGGTCCGCGGCCTGGACTACTACACCCGCACCACCTTCGAGTTCGTGCACAACGGCCTCGGCGCCCAGTCCGCGATCGGCGGCGGCGGCCGCTACGACGGCCTGTCCGAGATGCTCGGCGGCCCGGCCCTGCCCTCGGTCGGCTGGGGCCTCGGGGTGGACCGTACCTTCCTCGCCATGGAGGCCGAGGGGATCGCCCTCGACCTGCCCGCCACCACCTCGGTGTACGCCGTGGCGCTCGGCGAGGAGGCCAAGAACGTGCTCTTCACCAAGGTGACCGAGCTGCGCCGGGCGGGCGTGGCCACCGATCTCGCCTTCGGCGTCAAGAGCATCAAGAACGCCATGAAGTCCGCCAACCGGTCGGGTGCGCGCTTCGCCCTGATCGCGGGCGACCGGGACCTCGCCGAAGGCGTCGTCCAGCTCAAGGACATGGAGTCCGGCGAGCAGACCCCCGTCGCCCTTGAGGCGCTCGTACCCACCCTGAAGGAGAAGCAGCTGTGA
- the aspS gene encoding aspartate--tRNA ligase, with protein sequence MIRTHDAGTLRAEHAGTTVTLAGWVARRRDHGGVAFIDLREASGTVQIVVRDLESVHGLRSEYCVKVVGDVRVRPEGNENPDIPTGAVEVVVSEIEVLSEAAPVPFPVAEYEPGSVNEEVRLRYRYLDLRREGPARALRLRSKVNNIIRRVMEENDYLDIETPYLTRSTPEGARDFLVPVRLQPGHWYALPQSPQLFKQLLMVAGMERYYQIARCFRDEDFRADRQPEFTQLDIEASFVDQEDVLALGEKIVGSIWREVHGYEVPNPLPRISYADAMARYGSDKPDVRFGQELTDLTEYFKGTEFRVFQAPYVGAVVMPGGASQPRKQLDAWQDWAKARGARGLAYVLVDAETGELRGPVAKNLSEEHLAGLAAAAGAKPGDAVFFAAGKKAASQELLGAARLEIGRRCDLIDESQWAFLWVVDFPMFEPIEDEKGEFAGWHAVHHPFTAPTAESLATFDTDPGSALSNAYDLVLNGSELGGGSIRIHQRDVQKRAFDAIGLSEEEAQSQFGFLLDAFNYGPPPHGGIALGLDRVVTLLGGYDTIRDVIAFPKTSTGGDPLTGAPTPITPAQRREAGVDAQPKAREAAKAEAEPKA encoded by the coding sequence GTGATCCGCACGCACGACGCGGGCACGCTCCGCGCGGAGCACGCCGGCACCACCGTCACCCTGGCCGGCTGGGTCGCCCGCCGCCGTGACCACGGCGGTGTGGCCTTCATCGACCTGCGCGAGGCCTCCGGCACCGTGCAGATCGTGGTCCGCGACCTGGAGTCGGTGCACGGCCTGCGCTCCGAGTACTGCGTCAAGGTCGTCGGCGACGTGCGGGTCCGCCCGGAGGGCAACGAGAACCCGGACATCCCGACCGGCGCGGTCGAGGTCGTGGTCAGCGAGATCGAGGTGCTCTCCGAGGCGGCCCCGGTGCCGTTCCCGGTGGCCGAGTACGAGCCCGGCTCGGTCAACGAGGAGGTCCGGCTGCGCTACCGCTACCTGGACCTGCGCCGCGAGGGCCCGGCCCGCGCGCTGCGCCTGCGCTCCAAGGTGAACAACATCATCCGCCGGGTGATGGAGGAGAACGACTACCTCGACATCGAGACGCCGTACCTCACCCGTTCCACCCCCGAGGGCGCCCGCGACTTCCTCGTCCCGGTCCGCCTGCAGCCGGGCCACTGGTACGCCCTGCCGCAGTCGCCGCAGCTGTTCAAGCAGCTGCTGATGGTGGCCGGCATGGAGCGCTACTACCAGATCGCCCGCTGCTTCCGCGACGAGGACTTCCGCGCCGACCGGCAGCCGGAGTTCACCCAGCTGGACATCGAGGCCTCGTTCGTCGACCAGGAGGACGTCCTGGCCCTCGGCGAGAAGATCGTCGGTTCCATCTGGCGCGAGGTCCACGGCTACGAGGTCCCCAACCCGCTGCCGCGCATCTCCTACGCCGACGCGATGGCCCGCTACGGCTCCGACAAGCCGGACGTCCGCTTCGGCCAGGAGCTGACCGACCTCACCGAGTACTTCAAGGGCACCGAGTTCCGGGTCTTCCAGGCCCCGTACGTCGGCGCGGTCGTCATGCCGGGCGGCGCCTCGCAGCCGCGCAAGCAGCTGGACGCCTGGCAGGACTGGGCCAAGGCGCGCGGCGCCCGCGGCCTGGCCTACGTGCTGGTCGACGCCGAGACCGGCGAGCTGCGCGGCCCGGTCGCCAAGAACCTCTCCGAGGAGCACCTGGCCGGCCTCGCCGCCGCCGCGGGCGCCAAGCCGGGCGACGCGGTGTTCTTCGCGGCCGGCAAGAAGGCCGCCTCGCAGGAGCTGCTGGGCGCGGCCCGCCTGGAGATCGGCCGCCGCTGCGACCTGATCGACGAGTCGCAGTGGGCCTTCCTCTGGGTGGTCGACTTCCCGATGTTCGAGCCGATCGAGGACGAGAAGGGCGAGTTCGCCGGCTGGCACGCCGTGCACCACCCCTTCACCGCCCCGACCGCCGAGTCGCTGGCCACCTTCGACACCGACCCGGGCAGCGCGCTCTCCAACGCGTACGACCTGGTGCTCAACGGCTCGGAGCTGGGCGGCGGTTCGATCCGTATCCACCAGCGGGACGTGCAGAAGCGGGCCTTCGACGCGATCGGCCTCTCCGAGGAGGAGGCGCAGTCGCAGTTCGGCTTCCTGCTGGACGCCTTCAACTACGGCCCGCCGCCGCACGGCGGCATCGCGCTCGGCCTGGACCGTGTGGTGACCCTGCTCGGCGGGTACGACACGATCCGGGACGTCATCGCGTTCCCGAAGACCAGCACCGGTGGCGACCCGCTGACCGGCGCGCCCACCCCGATCACCCCGGCCCAGCGCCGCGAGGCCGGCGTCGACGCGCAGCCCAAGGCCCGCGAGGCGGCCAAGGCGGAGGCCGAGCCCAAGGCCTGA
- a CDS encoding GNAT family N-acetyltransferase: MAVRTRVEIPSDAPATRRVHMAAFPGPEEADLVDALRRDAAWLPELSVVAVDERELVVGHALLTRLQVGDGWALALAPVAVAPEWQRKGVGTTVVRAALEAADAAGERLVVVLGDPGYYARFGFVPAARHQVTGPYPGNEEYLQALPLAGYDGRPHGVCRYPAPFSSV; the protein is encoded by the coding sequence ATGGCCGTCCGTACCAGAGTCGAAATCCCGTCCGACGCTCCGGCGACCAGACGCGTCCACATGGCGGCGTTCCCCGGCCCCGAGGAGGCCGACCTGGTGGACGCGCTGCGCCGGGACGCGGCCTGGTTGCCCGAGCTGTCGGTGGTCGCCGTGGACGAGCGTGAACTCGTCGTCGGCCACGCACTGTTGACGAGGCTTCAGGTGGGCGACGGGTGGGCGCTGGCGCTCGCCCCGGTCGCGGTCGCGCCCGAGTGGCAGCGCAAGGGCGTGGGCACCACGGTGGTGCGGGCCGCGCTGGAGGCCGCCGACGCCGCGGGGGAGCGGCTGGTGGTGGTCCTGGGCGACCCGGGCTACTACGCCCGGTTCGGGTTCGTGCCGGCCGCCCGGCACCAGGTCACCGGCCCGTATCCGGGGAACGAGGAGTACCTCCAGGCGCTGCCGCTGGCCGGCTACGACGGCCGGCCGCACGGCGTCTGCCGCTACCCGGCGCCGTTCAGCTCGGTCTGA
- a CDS encoding LysR family transcriptional regulator, with amino-acid sequence MDIDTRLLRYFAAVHEEGQLTGAAARLSVRQPTLTRQIRQLEAQLGVELFHRSRAGMTPTAAGAALAERVGPLLADWTQAVRAAQEAADPAVGTLRVGFEGSIINLIGRSTIEDFGRRMPGWRVRLRQNNWFDPTSGLGTGEIDLTLWHAPSNITDRYACADLGSEERWAVLPADHRLADREELDLAELLDEEFVAGPREAAFWRDFWLAAEERRGHPVRIGAVAHNADEWLTAVACGQGIGFAPRSMSQLAPRPDVVHRPVRGLSPCRVGLYWPLGRPATPAMAAFVRSCRATVRVDGTAGGTAGGTIEIGTIEGGTTARVGQTELNGAG; translated from the coding sequence ATGGATATCGACACCCGACTGCTGCGCTACTTCGCGGCGGTCCACGAGGAAGGGCAGCTGACCGGCGCGGCGGCCCGGCTGTCGGTCAGACAGCCGACGCTGACCCGGCAGATCAGACAGCTGGAGGCGCAGCTGGGCGTGGAGCTGTTCCACCGCTCGCGCGCCGGGATGACCCCGACCGCGGCCGGCGCCGCACTGGCGGAGCGGGTGGGGCCGCTGCTGGCGGACTGGACCCAGGCCGTACGGGCCGCGCAGGAGGCCGCCGATCCGGCGGTGGGCACGCTCCGGGTGGGGTTCGAGGGCAGCATCATCAACCTGATCGGGCGGTCCACCATCGAGGACTTCGGCCGCCGGATGCCGGGCTGGCGGGTCCGGCTGCGGCAGAACAACTGGTTCGACCCGACCTCGGGCCTGGGCACCGGCGAGATCGACCTGACCCTCTGGCACGCCCCGTCCAACATCACCGACCGCTATGCCTGCGCAGACCTGGGCAGCGAGGAGCGCTGGGCGGTACTGCCGGCCGACCACCGGCTGGCCGACCGGGAGGAGCTGGACCTCGCCGAGCTGCTGGACGAGGAGTTCGTGGCGGGCCCGCGGGAGGCCGCGTTCTGGCGTGACTTCTGGCTGGCCGCCGAGGAGCGCCGCGGCCACCCGGTACGGATCGGCGCGGTGGCGCACAACGCCGACGAGTGGCTCACCGCGGTGGCCTGCGGCCAGGGCATCGGCTTCGCGCCGCGGTCGATGAGCCAGCTGGCGCCCCGGCCGGACGTGGTCCACCGGCCGGTGCGCGGGTTGAGCCCCTGCCGGGTGGGGCTGTACTGGCCGCTCGGCCGGCCGGCGACCCCGGCGATGGCGGCGTTCGTCCGCAGCTGCCGGGCGACCGTCCGGGTCGACGGGACGGCCGGCGGGACGGCCGGCGGGACGATAGAAATCGGGACGATCGAGGGCGGGACCACCGCCCGGGTGGGTCAGACCGAGCTGAACGGCGCCGGGTAG
- a CDS encoding tetratricopeptide repeat protein, translating to MAATHGHEHGQERGDGRPAAQGEVALARLALADGDLGHAASHLGSAIELDPELPEVHEALAELTVRSGGPAGALEHFPLDDPTVGAVACHAHLCAADGRWDQAIGLLAAVLREQPDRPWASVAWLGHPDLPALLDPESAQLAIARVVGGGLRDPLQPEVAEALRPFYRAMSDCVAASPDHPGLLTMASGLARRFGDPETAVGWARRAQRAAPSHTGAVMLGYALRSAGRPEETLEVWEEELARDPSDLSLHVDVGELYAQLGRPAEGLPWIERALAVEPLHPQAAPALHGVRYALDEDGGHLAALVDHLREHPEHGYASAVLAQCSERRPWLGHVAPAGESVVDAMHQVLEHEGAVAGECAVSALEAPSALRTFRAALPGSELTVRSNPEPDLREPLREVGLRVWRYEGLLARPAVEPPSAQAAALVRSVTELRWSHLLAAYDHAVALSSLSAEDLVGCLAFPPDPDGNEHGSLVAARWPDMWVRSVQVFACLGLTHHRTDQPWAGSDRRRLLHDLLFGPEDWVTEAAAVALVVVAWTDPAARQDAAELVAFRTLDAVKASRTRAVTVLGSLCRLTLAMPGLGPEVTGLAREVLAGMAGPEEPDGREKEARARPLPGGRPRRRWRWFGWLRRS from the coding sequence GTGGCCGCGACGCACGGGCACGAGCACGGACAGGAGCGCGGGGACGGCAGGCCGGCCGCCCAGGGCGAGGTCGCGCTGGCCCGGCTGGCGCTGGCGGACGGCGACCTGGGCCACGCGGCCTCACACCTGGGCAGCGCCATCGAGCTGGACCCCGAGCTGCCGGAGGTGCACGAGGCGCTGGCCGAGCTGACCGTCCGGTCCGGGGGGCCCGCGGGCGCGTTGGAGCACTTCCCGCTGGACGACCCGACCGTCGGCGCGGTCGCCTGCCACGCCCACCTGTGCGCCGCCGACGGCCGGTGGGACCAGGCGATCGGCCTGCTGGCGGCGGTCCTGCGGGAGCAGCCGGACCGGCCGTGGGCCTCGGTGGCGTGGCTCGGCCACCCGGACCTGCCGGCGCTGCTGGACCCGGAGTCGGCGCAGCTGGCCATCGCCCGGGTGGTGGGCGGCGGTCTGCGCGATCCGCTGCAGCCGGAGGTGGCGGAGGCGCTGCGCCCGTTCTACCGGGCGATGAGCGACTGCGTGGCGGCCTCGCCGGACCATCCCGGCCTGCTCACCATGGCCTCCGGGCTGGCCCGCCGGTTCGGGGACCCGGAGACGGCGGTCGGCTGGGCGCGGCGCGCGCAGCGGGCGGCGCCCTCGCACACCGGCGCGGTGATGCTGGGGTATGCGCTGCGCTCGGCCGGACGGCCGGAGGAGACGCTGGAGGTCTGGGAGGAGGAGCTCGCCCGGGATCCGTCCGACCTGTCACTGCACGTGGACGTCGGCGAGCTGTACGCCCAGCTGGGCCGGCCCGCCGAGGGCCTGCCGTGGATCGAGCGGGCGCTGGCGGTGGAGCCGCTGCACCCGCAGGCCGCGCCGGCGCTGCACGGCGTCCGGTACGCGCTGGACGAGGACGGCGGCCACCTCGCGGCGCTGGTGGACCACCTGCGCGAGCACCCGGAGCACGGCTACGCCTCGGCGGTGCTGGCGCAGTGCAGCGAGCGCCGGCCGTGGCTGGGGCACGTGGCCCCGGCCGGGGAGTCGGTGGTCGACGCGATGCACCAGGTGCTGGAGCACGAGGGCGCGGTGGCCGGGGAGTGCGCGGTGTCGGCGCTGGAGGCGCCGAGCGCACTGCGGACCTTCCGGGCGGCGCTGCCGGGTTCGGAGCTGACAGTCCGCTCGAACCCGGAGCCGGACCTGCGGGAGCCGCTACGCGAGGTCGGGCTGCGGGTGTGGCGGTACGAGGGGCTCCTGGCCCGCCCTGCGGTGGAGCCGCCCTCGGCCCAGGCGGCGGCGCTGGTGCGCTCGGTGACGGAGCTGCGCTGGTCGCACCTGCTGGCCGCGTACGACCACGCGGTGGCGCTGTCCTCGCTGTCCGCCGAGGACCTGGTGGGCTGTCTGGCCTTCCCGCCGGACCCGGACGGCAACGAGCACGGGAGCCTGGTGGCCGCCCGCTGGCCGGACATGTGGGTGCGGTCGGTGCAGGTCTTCGCCTGTCTGGGCCTGACCCACCACCGCACCGACCAGCCGTGGGCCGGGTCGGACCGCCGCCGGCTGCTGCACGACCTGCTGTTCGGCCCGGAGGACTGGGTGACCGAGGCGGCCGCGGTGGCACTGGTGGTGGTGGCGTGGACGGATCCGGCGGCCCGTCAGGACGCCGCCGAGCTGGTGGCGTTCCGGACGCTGGACGCGGTGAAGGCCTCGCGGACCCGGGCGGTCACCGTCCTGGGGTCGCTGTGCCGGCTGACCCTGGCGATGCCGGGGCTCGGGCCGGAGGTGACCGGGCTGGCCCGGGAGGTGCTGGCGGGTATGGCCGGCCCCGAGGAGCCGGACGGCCGGGAGAAGGAGGCGCGGGCCCGCCCGCTGCCGGGCGGGCGGCCGCGCCGGCGGTGGCGCTGGTTCGGCTGGCTGCGACGCTCCTGA
- a CDS encoding replication-associated recombination protein A: MDEPDLFTAAAEERQAAEPGRAPLAVRMRPRTLDEVAGQRRLLKDGSPLRRLVSGSRGPAATSSVILWGPPGTGKTTLAHVISQAVEGRFVELSAITHGVKEVRAVIEGARRAVGMSGRETVLFLDEIHRFSKAQQDSLLPAVENRWVTLIAATTENPYFSVISPLLSRSLMLTLEPLTDEDVRVLLRRAVADERGLAGSVALSAEAEDHLVRLAGGDARRALTTLEAAAGAALEQGEAEISLATTETAVDQAAVRYDKDGDQHYDVASALIKSIRGSDVDATLHYLARMIEAGEDPRFIARRLMISASEDVGLADPTALQTAVAAAQAVALIGFPEARIILSQAAITLALAPKSNAAYLAIDAALADVKQGLAGAVPPHLRDAHYGGAGKLGHGKGYRYPHDLPEGIAEQQYAPDAVHGKDYYRPTRRGGEARYADIVEWTRARLRGRGDG; encoded by the coding sequence GTGGATGAACCGGACCTCTTCACCGCGGCCGCCGAGGAACGCCAGGCCGCCGAGCCCGGCCGCGCCCCGCTCGCCGTACGGATGCGCCCCCGCACCCTGGACGAGGTCGCCGGCCAGCGCCGGCTGCTGAAGGACGGCTCGCCGCTGCGCCGCCTGGTCTCCGGCTCCCGCGGGCCCGCCGCCACCAGCTCGGTGATCCTCTGGGGCCCGCCAGGCACCGGCAAGACCACCCTCGCGCACGTGATCAGCCAGGCGGTCGAGGGCCGGTTCGTCGAGCTGTCGGCGATCACGCACGGCGTGAAGGAGGTCCGGGCGGTCATCGAGGGCGCCCGGCGGGCGGTCGGCATGAGCGGCCGCGAGACGGTCCTCTTCCTGGACGAGATCCACCGCTTCTCCAAGGCCCAGCAGGACTCCCTGCTCCCCGCCGTGGAGAACCGCTGGGTCACCCTGATCGCCGCCACCACCGAGAACCCGTACTTCTCGGTGATCTCCCCGCTGCTCTCCCGCTCCCTGATGCTCACCCTGGAACCGCTCACCGACGAGGACGTCCGGGTGCTGCTGCGCCGGGCCGTCGCCGACGAGCGCGGGCTGGCCGGCAGCGTGGCGCTGAGCGCCGAGGCCGAGGACCACCTGGTCCGGCTGGCCGGTGGAGACGCCCGCCGGGCACTCACCACCCTGGAGGCGGCCGCCGGCGCGGCCCTGGAGCAGGGCGAGGCCGAGATCTCGCTGGCCACCACCGAGACCGCCGTGGACCAGGCCGCCGTCCGCTACGACAAGGACGGCGACCAGCACTACGACGTGGCCAGCGCCCTGATCAAGTCGATCCGCGGCAGCGACGTGGACGCCACCCTCCACTACCTGGCCCGCATGATCGAGGCCGGGGAGGACCCGCGGTTCATCGCCCGCCGCCTGATGATCTCGGCCAGCGAGGACGTCGGCCTGGCGGACCCGACCGCGCTGCAGACGGCGGTGGCCGCGGCCCAGGCGGTGGCGCTGATCGGCTTCCCGGAGGCGCGGATCATCCTCTCCCAGGCGGCGATCACGCTGGCGCTGGCGCCGAAGTCCAACGCCGCGTACCTGGCGATCGACGCCGCCCTGGCCGACGTCAAGCAGGGCCTGGCCGGCGCCGTCCCGCCGCACCTGCGGGACGCCCACTACGGCGGCGCGGGCAAGCTCGGCCACGGCAAGGGGTACCGGTACCCGCACGACCTGCCGGAGGGCATCGCCGAGCAGCAGTACGCGCCGGACGCCGTGCACGGCAAGGACTACTACCGGCCCACCCGGCGCGGGGGAGAGGCCCGGTACGCGGACATCGTGGAGTGGACCAGGGCACGGCTGCGGGGGCGCGGCGACGGCTGA
- the rpsD gene encoding 30S ribosomal protein S4: MANQKRPKVKIARALGVPLTPKSVKYFEARPYPPGQHGRGRKQNSDYKVRLTEKQRLRAQYDLSEKQMARAFEAAKKVEGKTGEALVGLLEVRLDALVMRSGIARTIYQARQMVVHGHIEVNGSKVNKPSFQMKPGYVVTVKDKSKEKVPFQVAREGGNAGEGQTPKYLEVNLKALAFRLDRAPQRREVPVVCDEQLVVEYYSR, translated from the coding sequence ATGGCGAACCAGAAGCGCCCCAAGGTCAAGATCGCTCGTGCCCTGGGCGTTCCGCTGACCCCGAAGTCCGTCAAGTACTTCGAGGCCCGCCCGTACCCGCCCGGCCAGCACGGCCGTGGCCGCAAGCAGAACTCTGACTACAAGGTCCGTCTGACCGAGAAGCAGCGTCTGCGCGCGCAGTACGACCTGAGCGAGAAGCAGATGGCTCGCGCCTTCGAGGCTGCCAAGAAGGTCGAGGGCAAGACCGGTGAGGCGCTCGTCGGCCTCCTGGAGGTCCGCCTCGACGCGCTGGTCATGCGTTCGGGCATCGCCCGCACCATCTACCAGGCCCGTCAGATGGTCGTCCACGGCCACATCGAGGTCAACGGCTCGAAGGTCAACAAGCCGTCGTTCCAGATGAAGCCGGGCTACGTCGTGACGGTCAAGGACAAGTCCAAGGAGAAGGTCCCCTTCCAGGTGGCTCGCGAGGGCGGCAACGCCGGCGAGGGCCAGACCCCGAAGTACCTCGAGGTCAACCTGAAGGCCCTGGCCTTCCGCCTGGACCGCGCGCCGCAGCGTCGCGAGGTTCCGGTCGTCTGCGACGAGCAGCTCGTCGTCGAGTACTACTCGCGCTGA